The genomic interval GCCATTATCAAACCTTTCAAGCTTGACGAGGTCCGCCAGGCGCTGACCGCGGTCGGCGCGCACGGTATGACCGTGACCGAGGTCAAGGGCTACGGGCGTCAGAAAGGCCATACCGAGATCTATCGCGGCGCCGAATACGTCGTGAATTTCCTGCCCAAGCTGCGGATCGAGGTCGCGGTCGCCTCGGAGCTTGCGGACAAGACCGTCGAGGTCATCACCGCGGCCGCGCGCACCGGCCAGATCGGCGACGGCAAGATTTTCGTGATTCCGATCGATCACGCGCTGCGCATCCGCACCGGCGAGACCGACGACGACGCGCTGTGAACGATGTTGAGGATCGCTGATACCTCGGGCGGGAGACCTGCTCTTGCATTGGGCACGGCCGGCCGGTTTTTTAGGCGTGGCCTGACCTGGCAATAAACGCGGCTCCTCGAACACCGCGAAAAGACTATAACTTCCAGTTAGTTATGAGATAAATGCCGGTCTGGCACGGCATTTGATTGCATGAGTCCGGCTGTGCTCGCGCCGCGACAATTCTCGGCATGGCGAGTCCCAGCCGAGACCGCCTGGCATGGTGCAGTCGGGCTAGACTAAGCAGGAATCGGACGCATGAAAATCGTTATGGCGATCATCAAGCCCTTCAAGCTCGAAGAGGTCCGCGATGCCCTAACCGCGATCGGCGTGCACGGCATGACGGTGACGGAAGTCAAGGGATACGGCCGCCAGAAAGGCCATACGGAAATCTATCGCGGCGCCGAATACGCGGTGAGCTTTCTCCCGAAGGTCAAGATCGAGGTCGCGGTCAATTCCGGCCAGGTCGATGCGGTCATCGAAGCCATCGCCTCAACCGCGCGGACCGGCAGGATCGGCGACGGCAAGATCTTTGTCATCGGCCTCGATCACGCGGTTCGCATCCGCACCGGCGAGCTCGATGCTGATGCGGTCTGATTTCGCGGTCATCCATCCTCAATCGGGAGCAAAGCACATGAGGTTCGAACGCCCGGCCCGCGCAGGACTGGCCGTCGCGGCGATACTCGCAGCAGTCGGCCTTGCGGGATTCGCCGACACGGCACTGGCCCAGACCACTGCTGCTGCCGCGGCATCGCCGCCGAAAATCGATTCGGGCGACACCGCATGGATGCTGACCGCCACCGCGCTCGTGCTGATGATGACGATCCCCGGCCTCGCACTGTTTTACGGCGGCATGGTGCGCAAGAAGAACGTGCTCGCCACGGTGATGCAGAGCTTCGCCATCACCTGCCTTGTTACCGTGCTCTGGATGGTGATCGGCTATAGCTGGGCGTTCACCGAAGGCACCAACTTTCTCGGCGGCGTCTCGCGCATGCTGCTGATGGGCATGGGCACCGACTCCGTCGCCGCCGCCGCGCCGACGATCCCGGAATCGGTGTTCATGTGCTTCCAGATGACGTTCGCGATCATCACGCCGGCGCTGATCTGCGGCGCGATCGCGGATCGCATGAAGTTCTCGGCGATGATGTGGTTCATGGGCCTGTGGTCGCTGTTGGTCTATGCGCCGATCGCACACTGGGTATGGGGCGGCGGATTTCTCGGCGGTCTCGGCGTGCTCGACTTCGCCGGCGGCACCGTGGTTCATATCAACGCCGGCGTCGCGGGGCTGGTCTGCGCGCTGGTGCTCGGCAAGCGCAAGGGCTACGGCAGCGAGAACATGGCGCCGCATAACCTGGTGCTGACCGTGATCGGCGCGTCGCTGTTGTGGGTCGGCTGGTTCGGCTTCAACGCCGGTTCAGCGGTGACGGCCGGCGGACAGGCCGGCATGGCGATGGCGGTGACGCAGATCGCGACCGCCGCCGCGGCGCTGGCCTGGATGGCCGTCGAGTGGGGTCTGCGCGGCCAGCCGAGCGTGCTCGGCATCTGCTCCGGCGCGGTCGCCGGTCTCGTCGCCATCACCCCGGCCTCGGGCTTCGTCGACCCAACCGGGGCGCTGGTGATCGGCGCGGTCGCCGGCATCGGCTGCTACTGGGGCGCCACCGGCCTCAAGCACATGATGGGCTATGACGACAGCCTCGACGCCTTCGGCGTCCACGGCATCGGCGGCATCATCGGCGCGCTGCTCACCGGCGTGTTCGCCCGCACCGCCATCAACAAGGCCGGCTCAGGCCTGATCGACGGCAACGTCCATCAGGTGATCGTCCAGATCTACGGCATCCTCGCAACCGTCGTTTATGACGCCATCGTCACCCTGATTATCCTGCTGGCCATCAAGGCGGTGATCGGCCTGCGCGTCAGCGGCGAGAACGAACGCGAAGGTCTCGACATCACCCAGCACGGCGAGGTCGTGCAATGACGCGACAACACGGGCCCGCGGCGCTTCGCGGCGCGCGCGCAGCCACCGGCGCGGCACGCGCTCCGTTGGCCTGGTCGAACCGACGTCACCCTTACTCGATCTTCCTGGCCTCTTCCGGCAGCATGATCGGAATGCCCTCGCGGATCGGGTAGGCGAGTTTGGCCGAGCGCGAAATCAGTTCCTGCCGCGCGCCGTCGAATTCCAGCGGTCCCTTGGTCACCGGGCAGACCAGAATCTCCAGAAGCTTTGGATCGACGGTATCTTCGGGGCGATCGGAGGGGGCGGTCATGCGCGGTCTCTTCGAAAGATTATGGTCGGGGTGCTCGCAGGCAGGCTACTGCAGCCCGGGGTCGCCGCTGGTGCGCTTTTTCGCGAGGTCCATTTCGGTGACGGCGATCAGAATTTCCGCGCGCGTTTTCAGATCGGGCGCTTCCAGCATCGCCTGCTTTTCCGGCGAGCCGTAGGGCGACATCATCGCCAGCGCGTTGACCAGCGCCTCGTTCGGCGCGGTCTCGATGCCCTCCCAATCCACCTTCAGGTCGTTGACCTTGAGAAAATCGGTTAGCACTTCGAGCAGCCGCTCGCGGTCGACGGCGTCCTCGCCCTTGCGCGCGGTCAGATCATCGGCATACGCGAAGAAATCCACCTTGCACTGGCGATAGGGCGTCAACACCGTCAGCTCTTCCGCGACCCGGAAACGCGAGACGCCGGTGAGTTCGAGAATGTAGCGGCCGTCGCCGGATTCGGCGAACTGGGTGATGCGCCCGACGCAGCCGACGCCGAACAGCTTCGGCCGGTCCTCGCTTGCGGAATTGGTGATGTCGGGCTGGATCATGCCGATCAGGCGATGGCCGTCGCGGAACGCGTCGTCGACCATCGCCAGATAACGCATTTCGAAGATATTGAGCGGCATCTGCCCGCGCGGCAGCAGCAGCGCGCCGGGCAGCGGAAAGACCGGTATCACTTCGGGAAGGTCACCGGGACCGCGATAGTCGGCATTGATGGGCATGGGCGGATCCGGTGCTTTCGAGAAATCCCTGCGGATGCGAATGTGAGAATCAAACCACTAGGAAAACAGGATCGTCGACAGGCGTTTGCGTCCCTCGACGGTGGCTTCGTCGGCGGCGCCCCACGCTTCGAAGAATTGCACGAGCTGCTTGCGGGCGGCGTCGTCGTTCCATTTGCGGTCGCGCTTGACGATGTCGAGCAGGTGATCGGTGGCATCGCTACGTTTGCCGCCGGCGTTCAGCGCGGTCGCGAGGTCGAATCGCGCCTGATGATCGAGCGGATTTTCTGTCACTTTCCGTTCGAGTTCGGCGACAGGGCCAAGCGAACTCGCCTGTTCGGCGAGGTCGATCATGGCCTGCACGGTGGTCACGGCGGCGTCGCCGCGCTTCGATTCCGGCACCAGCGCCAGCGTCTGCTTGGCCTTGTCGAGTGCGCCCGTGGTTGCATAGCAGCGCGCAAGTCCCGCGATTGCCGGAAGATTGGCAGCGTCGAAACCGACAACCTCGGCGTAGATCGAGGCCGCCGTGGTCGGATCGCCTGCGGCGAGCGCGGCCTCCGCCTCTTGCAGGATTTCCTCGACATTCGGACCGCCGGGCGCCGCCGCGCCCTGAGTCAGCTTGCCGATAAAGGCATTGATCTGGCTCTCGGGCGCCGCGCCCATGAAGTAGTCGACCGGTCGGCCGCCGGCAAAAGCAAAAACCGCCGGTATCGACTGATTGCCGATCTGTGCCGCAAGCTGCTGGAAAATGGCGGGATGCTGGTCGATGTTCATCTTGACCAGCTTGACCTTGCCGCCGGCGGCGAGCACGGCCTTTTCCAGGATCGGGGTGAGCTGGCGGCACGGTGCACATGACGGCGCCCAGAAATCGACCAACACCGGTTGGTGCGTCGATTCCTCGACGACGTCATTCATGAAGGTCTGGGTCGTCGTCTCCCTGATCAGATCCGACGCCTGCGGCCCGCTGGCTTGCTCGACTATGGTCACATGATCCTCGCCTGATGTCCCCGGAATGGGCCGGTCCTACTGCGGCCCGAACTCTTAATTGGTCCCTGCGTGGAAATTTTGCAATCGGTGGAACGCCCACCGGACCGTCCGGCGCAACGGGTATCCCGGCCAGGGCCGGACTCAGGGAACAATCGGCGATATCTGGCTGTTGCATTCGCAGGCTGCATTTGGCATAGCTCTGCGCTCCGGCGGCCGGTAATCGGTCGCCGGCTATCGGATGCGGGTGTAGCTCAGGGGTAGAGCACGACCTTGCCAAGGTCGGGGTCGAGGGTTCGAATCCCTTCGCCCGCTCCAGATTTTTCATGGCACAACAATAGCGTATGCGAGGCGCCCTCGCTTGCGGCGGGAGTGGCCACGCGGCGCGGTCCGCCGCACGATAAGTCCTGTCGAGATTTTGCGGCCCCGGATGCCGTGCCTGAAGCGACCTGGCGCGAGAAAACTGAGGCCAGCTTTTAGTAAATCTACGAGACGCATTAACCTCGCTTTAACCGAACCCCTTCATGGTCAGTAAACCAAGCTTTCGCCCGCGAGTCGGAAGCTTTGATGTTCTTTGGACCTGGTTCTTGGGAGGGGAAGAATGTTTTTCTTCAAAAAATGGTCAATCGCAAAAGAAAATGCTGCGAAAACCGCAGCAATCAGCAAATCTCAGGCCGTAATCGAGTTCGGTCTTGACGGAACGGTCATCACCGCCAACGAGAATTTTCTCAACATCCTCGGTTACAGGCTGGCGGACGTTCAAGGCAAGCACCACAGCATGTTCGTGGAGGCCGACGAACGATCCAGCGCCGCATACCGCGACTTCTGGTCCAGGCTGAATCAGGGCGAGTCGCAATCGGCCGAGTACAAACGTATCGACAAGGACGGCGAGGAGGTCTGGGTTCAGGCTTCCTATCTTCCCGTGCTGGATGCGAGGGGGAAACCGA from Nitrobacter sp. NHB1 carries:
- a CDS encoding co-chaperone YbbN gives rise to the protein MTIVEQASGPQASDLIRETTTQTFMNDVVEESTHQPVLVDFWAPSCAPCRQLTPILEKAVLAAGGKVKLVKMNIDQHPAIFQQLAAQIGNQSIPAVFAFAGGRPVDYFMGAAPESQINAFIGKLTQGAAAPGGPNVEEILQEAEAALAAGDPTTAASIYAEVVGFDAANLPAIAGLARCYATTGALDKAKQTLALVPESKRGDAAVTTVQAMIDLAEQASSLGPVAELERKVTENPLDHQARFDLATALNAGGKRSDATDHLLDIVKRDRKWNDDAARKQLVQFFEAWGAADEATVEGRKRLSTILFS
- a CDS encoding LON peptidase substrate-binding domain-containing protein, yielding MPINADYRGPGDLPEVIPVFPLPGALLLPRGQMPLNIFEMRYLAMVDDAFRDGHRLIGMIQPDITNSASEDRPKLFGVGCVGRITQFAESGDGRYILELTGVSRFRVAEELTVLTPYRQCKVDFFAYADDLTARKGEDAVDRERLLEVLTDFLKVNDLKVDWEGIETAPNEALVNALAMMSPYGSPEKQAMLEAPDLKTRAEILIAVTEMDLAKKRTSGDPGLQ
- a CDS encoding P-II family nitrogen regulator is translated as MKIVMAIIKPFKLEEVRDALTAIGVHGMTVTEVKGYGRQKGHTEIYRGAEYAVSFLPKVKIEVAVNSGQVDAVIEAIASTARTGRIGDGKIFVIGLDHAVRIRTGELDADAV
- a CDS encoding P-II family nitrogen regulator, producing MKLVVAIIKPFKLDEVRQALTAVGAHGMTVTEVKGYGRQKGHTEIYRGAEYVVNFLPKLRIEVAVASELADKTVEVITAAARTGQIGDGKIFVIPIDHALRIRTGETDDDAL
- a CDS encoding ammonium transporter yields the protein MRFERPARAGLAVAAILAAVGLAGFADTALAQTTAAAAASPPKIDSGDTAWMLTATALVLMMTIPGLALFYGGMVRKKNVLATVMQSFAITCLVTVLWMVIGYSWAFTEGTNFLGGVSRMLLMGMGTDSVAAAAPTIPESVFMCFQMTFAIITPALICGAIADRMKFSAMMWFMGLWSLLVYAPIAHWVWGGGFLGGLGVLDFAGGTVVHINAGVAGLVCALVLGKRKGYGSENMAPHNLVLTVIGASLLWVGWFGFNAGSAVTAGGQAGMAMAVTQIATAAAALAWMAVEWGLRGQPSVLGICSGAVAGLVAITPASGFVDPTGALVIGAVAGIGCYWGATGLKHMMGYDDSLDAFGVHGIGGIIGALLTGVFARTAINKAGSGLIDGNVHQVIVQIYGILATVVYDAIVTLIILLAIKAVIGLRVSGENEREGLDITQHGEVVQ
- a CDS encoding Trm112 family protein, which produces MTAPSDRPEDTVDPKLLEILVCPVTKGPLEFDGARQELISRSAKLAYPIREGIPIMLPEEARKIE